The proteins below come from a single Lepeophtheirus salmonis chromosome 4, UVic_Lsal_1.4, whole genome shotgun sequence genomic window:
- the Mtl gene encoding ras-related C3 botulinum toxin substrate 1, translated as MSSGRPIKCVVVGDGTVGKTCMLISYTTDSFPGEYVPTVFDNYSAPMVCDGVPVSLGLWDTAGQEDYDRLRPLSYPQTDVFLITFSVVSPSSFENVTSKWCPEIKHHCADAPILLVGTKIDLREDKETLQALADAGQAPIKREQGQKLCNKIRAVKYLECSALTQRGLKQVFDEAVRSVLRPQPVRRRQKKCQIL; from the exons ATGTCCTCGGGCCGACCCATCAAATGTGTAGTGGTAGGGGATGGAACAGTGGGGAAGACGTGTATGCTCATCTCCTACACCACGGATAGTTTCCCCGGGGAGTACGTGCCCACCGTCTTTGACAATTACTCCGCACCAATGGTCTGTGATGGAGTGCCCGTGAGTCTGGGACTCTGGGACACAGCGGGCCAAGAGGACTACGATCGACTCCGCCCTCTCTCCTATCCACAAACAGATGTCTTTCTCATCACTTTCTCCGTCGTCTCTCCTTCCTCCTTCGAAAACGTGACTTCCAAATGGTGTCCAGAGATCAAGCATCACTGTGCGGATGCTCCCATTCTCTTAGTTG gaacaaaaattgatttaaggGAGGATAAAGAAACGTTACAAGCTCTTGCAGATGCTGGTCAAGCTCCTATTAAGAGAGAGCAAGGACAAAAACTCTGTAATAAAATCCGTGCTGTCAAATATCTGGAGTGTTCTGCATTGACTCAAAGAGGATTAAAACAG GTTTTTGATGAAGCTGTACGTTCGGTTCTAAGACCTCAACCCGTGCgcagaagacaaaaaaaatgtcaaatcctATGA
- the LOC121115806 gene encoding uncharacterized protein → MASLAAEETSSLEKSGKLPCVALCKVEEKEVHPHMLDLVSRRSSPLPLVFSYSQVESNIMYYIAQNKHSPYVILFSQGEQSYLLLIPERSVSLLPPPGPSWAHLSLYYPKKTLKLCSLLLGNKEVEAHVPFNLDDFLGCVVNKRLIFLPQLKIKDLCHSNRLITGKPLISHVVSKNGLQVYDIDLNKRPIHVHLFHHLNDVSCVLKMSTRKKTLRHLRLFFLHFNYNLNTKKLESIIYHKSKGIEIKYIQAFLNVMKEIIRKSKGIVKFNLPSLTLINDPSQSIESNEQKLDNICSITKCPNEKPPSPSQSATSPPSVNYLDCDVPIASGRFFCPKCYGLKISYESIIDHLIQVEYKNELRAYVSSFYSSTQNKCVRSGCSKELSEEEMIQHIGLDHEVVIELFLKESKDAIKPCLIKDCSFVTLGIESVINHMIFIHYYENINQEIQWIQKSNSLSANQCPFYECQDFVMQDQLFLHYALEHGAYAHFMKRPWINDIELLAHYYEYMFFGHIKNKFRPRFVCDLLLCHNGLYFYNYWSYLLHLGISHYQDKLKYEMGKNRAGKCSYNVCGFSSSDTRVLQLHIGIYHNIILRIDSDLKKKHQKRFNNTLLKMYDNIWKFSDRQVFACDTQCFKTVTSLFKYLQEKSGGSVGCLICSCSFPVSPDSHKFYDHLLYHILSKEHIFNAHNYHDNPELQRFPISSSICNCCLVCDEEVNETHHLLETHHENVSNLGKFVQYCFLRHVNPITCSILEMSRFLEYLYRIETFVDEERTLMILCRLHEKGDGIKRDETILKTLSSISDYNCSRTPNLYTCFACPYFAGSYNEIKTHIDDPIHKKNVKGNRKRNFTKDFLKCEICHLYFFNSFSFIEIHRHCKFHLKHEFRVTKEHNLFPGKKKITRKEVYQCYICAIELKDTQIVEFHIQSVNHIELRKIADAYYLHCSELSISPVTCELKHLKSFLALYTSVNEHRKVCNLLKRIHSGVDLLKIYLDHNNCHDKEISNDLISIED, encoded by the exons ATGGCCTCGTTAGCTGCTGAGGAGACTTCTTCCCTTGAGAAAAGCGGAAAACTCCCTTGTGTAGCGTTATGCAAAGTGGAGGAGAAGGAGGTTCACCCTCATATGCTGGATCTTGTGAGCAGACGGAGTTCTCCGCTTCCACTTGTCTTCTCCTATTCACAAGTGGAATCCAACATTATGTATTACATTGCACAAAACAAGCACTCTCCCTACGTCATACTCTTCTCTCAAGGAGAGCAATCCTATTTATTACTCATACCAGAGCGGAGTGTGTCACTCCTTCCGCCTCCAGGCCCCTCTTGGGCTCATCTCAGTCTATATTATCCCAAAAAGACCCTTAAACTATGCAGCTTACTCCTTGGGAATAAGGAAGTGGAGGCTCATGTTCCCTTTAATTTAGATGACTTTCTGGGCTGTGTTGTGAACAAAAGACTCATTTTCCTCCctcaactcaaaatcaaagatCTCTGTCATTCCAATCGACTCATCACAGGCAAACCCCTCATCTCACATGTTGTGAGTAAAAATGGTCTTCAAGTCTACGATATAGACTTAAATAAAAGACCGATCCACGTACATCTATTTCATCATCTCAACGATGTTTCATGTGTTCTCAAAATGTCTACGCGAAAAAAAACTCTGAGACATCTAagactcttttttttacattttaattataatctcAACACTAAAAAGCTGGAAAGCATCATTTATCATAAATCTAAG gggattgagataaaatatatacaagcaTTCTTAAACGTAATGAAAGAAATCATTAGGAAATCCAAAGGTATCGTTAAGTTCAATTTACCTTCACTCACACTCATAAACGACCCATCTCAAAGTATAGAATCCAATGAACAAAAGTTAGACAACATTTGTTCAATTACCAAGTGTCCTAATGAAAAACCTCCTTCCCCATCCCAAAGTGCAACCTCACCACCATCCGTTAATTATTTAGATTGCGATGTTCCTATAGCAAGCGGTCGATTTTTTTGTCCTAAATGCTATGGACTAAAAATATCTTATGAATCAATAATTGACCATTTGATTCaagtagaatataaaaatgagctTCGTGCTTACGTAAGTTCCTTTTATAGCTCAACTCAAAATAAATGTGTTCGCTCTGGGTGTTCAAAAGAATTGAGTGAAGAGGAAATGATTCAGCACATCGGTTTAGATCATGAGGTTGtcatagaattatttttaaaagaatccaAAGATGCCATCAAACCTTGCTTGATAAAAG ATTGTTCATTTGTTACTCTTGGGATCGAATCTGTAATAAATCACATGATTTTTATAcattactatgaaaatattaatcagGAAATTCAATGGATCCAAAAGAGTAATTCCTTGTCAGCCAATCAATGTCCGTTTTATGAATGTCAAGATTTTGTAATGCAGGATCAATTGTTTCTTCACTATGCTCTTGAACATGGAGCATATGCTCACTTTATGAAGAGGCCTTGGATCAATGACATAGAGCTTTTGGCCCATTATTATGAATACATGTTctttgggcatattaaaaacaaatttaggCCGAG GTTTGTCTGTGATTTACTACTTTGTCATAATGGgctttatttctataattactGGTCTTATCTTTTACATTTGGGTATTTCTCATTATcaggataaattaaaatatgaaatgggAAAGAACAGAGCCGGTAAATGCAGTTATAATGTTTGTGGGTTTAGTTCATCCGATACTAGGGTTCTTCAACTCCATATTGGTATTTATCACAATATCATTCTCCGAATTGACtcggatttaaaaaagaaacatcaaaaaAG attcaataatactttattaaaaatgtatgacaACATATGGAAGTTCTCGGATCGCCAAGTGTTTGCTTGTGATACACAATGTTTTAAAACAGTTACTTCTTTATTCAAGTATCTTCAAGAAAAGAGTGGAGGGAGTGTTGGATGTCTTATATGCTCCTGCTCATTCCCCGTATCTCCAGATTCTCATAAGTTTTATGACCACTTACTCTATCATATTCTCTCCAAAGAGCATATCTTTAACGCTCACAACTATCATGATAATCCCGAGTTGCAGCGCTTCCCCATTTCTTCCTCTATATGTAATTGTTGTCTTGTGTGTGATGAAGAAGTGAATGAAACTCATCATTTGCTTGAAACCCATCATGAAAACGTGTCCAACCTAGGCAAATTCGTTCAATATTGTTTCTTACGACACGTGAATCCCATTACTTGTTCAATTCTTGAAATGAGTCGTTTTTTGGAGTACTTGTATAGAATTGAAACCTTTGTAGATGAAGAAAGGACTTTGATGATCCTATGTAGATTACATGAAAAAGGTGATGGGATCAAAAGGGATGAAACCATACTCAAAACACTCTCTAGTATTTCCGATTATAATTGCTCACGAACTCCAAATCTCTATACTTGTTTCGCATGCCCTTATTTTGCCGGTTCATATAACGAAATCAAAACGCATATAGATGATCCTATCCACAAAAAGAATGTCAAGGGAAACAGAAAGCGAAATTTTACAAAGGATTTCCTAAAGTGTGAAATCTGCCACCTTTACTTTTTCAATAGCTTCAGTTTCATCGAAATACATCGTCACTGCAAATTTCATCTCAAACATGAATTTAGGGTTACAAAAGAGCATAATCTATTTCCTGGCAAGAAGAAAATAACTCGAAAAGAAGTTTATCAATGCTATATATGTGCAATCGAACTCAAAGATACTCAAATCGTGGAGTTTCACATCCAATCAGTCAATCATATTGAGCTTCGAAAAATCGCGGATGCATATTATCTCCACTGTTCAGAATTGAGCATCAGTCCAGTTACTTGTGAACTTAAACACTTGAAGTCATTTTTAGCCCTCTACACATCCGTTAATGAACATAGAAAAGTGTGCAATCTTTTGAAACGAATTCATTCTGGGGTGgacttattaaaaatttacttagATCATAATAACTGTCATGATAAAGAAATCTCAAACGATTTAATTAGTATAGAagattaa